A portion of the Desmodus rotundus isolate HL8 chromosome 8, HLdesRot8A.1, whole genome shotgun sequence genome contains these proteins:
- the ZHX2 gene encoding zinc fingers and homeoboxes protein 2 — protein MASKRKSTTPCMVRTSQVLEQDVPEEGDRAKEKGIGTPQPEMAKDNWAAEPENPSKENEVIEVKSTGENPSKKLQGGYECKYCPYSTQNLNEFTEHVDMQHPNVILNPLYVCAECNFTTKKYDSLSDHNSKFHPGETNFKLKLIKRNNQTVLEQSIEATNHIVSITPSGPGSSDSDPGISVSKTPIMRPGKPKADAKKVPKKPEEATPENHVEGTARLVTDAAEILSRLGGVELLQELGHVMPSVQLPPNINLVPKVPVPLNTTKYNSALDTNATMINSFNKFPYPTQAELSWLTAASKHPEEHIRIWFATQRLKHGISWSPEEVEEARKKMFNGTIQTVPPTITVLPTQLAPTKMPQPILQTAVPCQILGQTSLVLTQVTSGPTTVSCSPITLAVAGVTNHGQKRPLVTPQAAPEPKRPHIAQVPEPPPKVSNAVLTPASDRKKTKEQIAHLKASFLQSQFPDDAEVYRLIELTGLARSEIKKWFSDHRYRCQRGIVHITSESLAKDQLAIAASRHGRTYHAYPDFAPQKFKEKTQGQVKILEDSFLKSSFPPQAELDRLRVETKLSRREIDSWFSERRKLRDSMEQAVLDSMGSGRKGQDAVAPNGALSRLDQLSGAQLVSSLPSPSPAITKSQEQVHLLRNTFARTQWPTPQEYDQLAAKTGLVRTEIVRWFKENRCLLKTGTLKWLEQYQQPHVAEDHGYDILSRKAAKAVVTESPKNGSEAGPKYHKDPKKPCEEDLERLVPRVKVGSEPAKDGLPAKPSEATSDRSEGNSRDGQGSDENEESGVVDWVEVTVGEEDAISDRSDSWSQTATEAATELADSDSDSVPTEAGQA, from the coding sequence ATGGCGAGCAAACGAAAATCTACAACCCCGTGCATGGTGCGGACATCGCAAGTGCTAGAACAAGATGTGCCCGAGGAAGGAGACAGGGCCAAAGAGAAAGGGATCGGCACGCCACAGCCTGAAATGGCCAAGGATAACTGGGCAGCAGAACCGGAAAACccttccaaagaaaatgaagtgaTAGAGGTGAAATCGacaggggagaacccatccaaAAAGCTCCAAGGCGGCTACGAGTGCAAATACTGCCCCTACTCCACGCAAAACCTGAACGAGTTCACGGAGCATGTGGACATGCAGCACCCCAACGTGATTCTCAACCCCCTCTACGTGTGTGCCGAATGTAATTTCACAACCAAAAAGTATGACTCCTTGTCCGACCACAATTCCAAGTTCCATCCCGGGGAGACCAACTTTAAGCTGAAGTTAATCAAGCGCAATAATCAAACTGTCCTGGAACAATCCATCGAGGCCACCAACCACATCGTGTCCATCACCCCCAGTGGCCCTGGAAGCAGTGACAGTGACCCTGGGATCTCGGTGAGTAAAACTCCCATCATGAGGCCAGGGAAACCGAAAGCTGATGCCAAGAAGGTGCCCAAGAAGCCCGAGGAGGCCACCCCCGAGAACCACGTGGAAGGGACTGCCCGCCTGGTGACAGACGCAGCTGAGATCCTCTCGAGACTCGGAGGCGTGGAGCTACTGCAGGAGTTAGGGCACGTCATGCCTTCTGTCCAGCTCCCACCAAATATCAACCTTGTCCCCAAGGTCCCCGTCCCACTGAATACTACCAAATATAACTCTGCGCTGGATACAAACGCCACCATGATCAACTCCTTCAATAAGTTCCCTTACCCAACGCAGGCGGAGCTGTCCTGGCTGACAGCTGCTTCCAAACACCCGGAAGAGCACATCAGAATCTGGTTTGCCACCCAGCGCTTAAAGCACGGTATCAGCTGGTCCCCAGAGGAAGTAGAGGAGGCCCGGAAGAAGATGTTTAATGGCACCATCCAGACAGTCCCCCCAACGATCACTGTGCTGCCCACCCAGCTGGCCCCCACCAAGATGCCACAGCCTATCCTGCAGACAGCTGTGCCATGTCAGATCCTCGGCCAGACCAGCCTGGTGCTGACGCAGGTGACCAGTGGGCCAACAACCGTCTCTTGCTCCCCCATCACTCTTGCTGTGGCCGGAGTGACCAACCACGGCCAGAAAAGACCTTTAGTGACTCCCCAAGCTGCCCCCGAGCCCAAGCGTCCACACATCGCTCAGGTGCCAGAGCCCCCGCCCAAGGTGTCCAACGCTGTGCTGACTCCGGCCAGTGACCGCAAGAAGACAAAAGAGCAAATAGCCCATCTCAAGGCGAGCTTTCTTCAGAGCCAGTTCCCGGATGATGCTGAGGTCTACCGGCTCATCGAGTTGACCGGCCTTGCCAGGAGCGAGATCAAGAAGTGGTTCAGTGACCACCGGTATCGGTGTCAAAGGGGCATCGTCCACATCACCAGCGAATCCCTTGCCAAAGACCAGCTGGCCATCGCGGCCTCCCGACATGGTCGCACGTACCATGCCTACCCTGACTTTGCCCCGCAGAAGttcaaagagaaaacacaggGTCAGGTTAAAATCCTGGAAGACAGCTTTTTGAAAAGCTCTTTTCCACCCCAAGCAGAACTAGATCGGTTAAGGGTGGAGACCAAGCTGAGCAGGAGGGAGATCGACTCCTGGTTCTCGGAGAGGCGGAAGCTCCGGGACAGCATGGAACAAGCGGTCTTGGACTCCATGGGGTCTGGGAGAAAAGGCCAGGATGCAGTGGCCCCCAACGGTGCTCTGTCTCGCCTTGACCAGCTCTCCGGTGCCCAGTTGGTCAGCTCTCTGCCCAGCCCTTCACCAGCAATCACAAAAAGTCAAGAACAGGTCCATCTCCTGAGGAACACATTTGCCAGAACCCAGTGGCCTACACCTCAGGAGTATGACCAGTTAGCAGCCAAGACCGGCCTGGTGCGGACTGAAATTGTGCGTTGGTTCAAGGAGAACAGATGCTTGCTGAAAACAGGGACCTTAAAGTGGCTGGAGCAGTACCAGCAGCCACACGTAGCGGAGGACCACGGCTATGACATCCTGTCGAGGAAAGCAGCTAAAGCCGTCGTCACTGAGAGCCCAAAGAACGGGAGCGAGGCGGGGCCTAAATACCACAAGGACCCCAAAAAGCCCTGTGAAGAGGACTTGGAGAGGCTGGTGCCCAGAGTGAAAGTGGGCAGCGAGCCAGCAAAAGACGGCTTGCCAGCAAAGCCCTCAGAGGCCACCTCAGACAGGTCAGAGGGCAACAGCCGGGATGGCCAGGGCAGCGATGAAAACGAGGAGTCGGGCGTCGTGGACTGGGTGGAGGTGACAGTTGGAGAGGAGGACGCCATCTCTGACCGGTCAGACAGCTGGAGTCAGACTGCCACCGAAGCCGCCACAGAGCTGGCCGACTCCGACTCCGACAGTGTCCCCACGGAGGCTGGCCAGGCCTAG